Genomic DNA from Paucilactobacillus hokkaidonensis JCM 18461:
ACTAATTTTAGCAAATTTAAGAAGCTTTTCTGCATACTTCAAGCCTTTGGCTTGGGATAATCTTTTATCAGTTTGAGACATTAGTTTATTTTTCAAACGCGTACGCGAAAAAGGTTGTACCAAATCTGGGTGAGAAAATAGCAGAATTACGTTCAAGGCTAATTTCGAGACCTGATTAGTAAAAAGCTGTTCTTCCTCAGGAAAAGTTTGATCAAGAGACGTATATAGTCTGAGACATTTCAACTTAATTTCATCACTTATTTGATCATAGAATCGGCTTAATTCGTGTAATTTACGATAATTTTGAGACCAGGTATTAGTGCATCGGTATTCTTTTTCTACTACTGCGTGAGCCATTTTATGTGCATCAACTTTGTCAGTTTTAATACGTCGCAAGTTTTCAGAATGAAGATGAAGTTCTAATGGATTTAACTGAGCATACTTGAACTGATTATCCTGACAAAAACGAGCAACCGGGCGAGAATAAATACCAGTGGCTTCAAAGTAAACTGTTGGGCCCTTCGCTTCATCCACAATTCTTTTGAGCCGTTGAAACCCCACTTTATTATGTTGAAAGTTGAACTCACTTAAGCATTTATTATTACGATACCAAACAGCGTAGCTGTGGTTTTTTGAAACATCCAATGCGATTACATCAGACAAAATATCACTTCCTTATCAGATTTGTGAAGTCATAACTATACTCTCAGCGCATTAAATCATTTCCTAAACACGGCCTCTTAGGTCCTCAATCTTAAATCATATTTGTGCGATGAAAGTGCAGGATGCCCTTTTAAATTACGGACTCGAAGTCCCAGAGGATATGGATGGTCTTGACTTCACTTTCAGTGTAAACAAAAAAGTTCTGATGTTAATCAATTTTCATTGATTGACATCAGAACTAATCTTAGATTGTTTGTATTAGGAATAATTTACTTTCGATGTTGCTGTTTTCCAGCATTTCTGTTGCGATCATGTGGCTTACTAGTTGTCTGCGGTGCGGTTGGCTTAGTAATTTCTGCCGGCTTCACTGGTTCAACTGGAGTAACAATTTTAGGCGGATTTTTTTTCATTTCTGCTTCAATGTTTTTCCGGATTTTTGGACGGTATAAATTAATAATCAGTGTTTGAACAATGGCGAATAATCCGCCAATAAAGAAGTACAAACCAAGTCCGGCTGAAGATGACATTGAAACAAACAAAATCATTACTGGACTCATAAACATGGCAACTCGCATTTGCTTTTTCTGACTCTCTGGCATTCCAATCAAAGACAACCATCCTTGCGCTAGGTATGCTAGAAACGATAAAATTGCCAGTAAAATACTTGGGGCACCTAATTTAATCCCCATAAAAGTAGCACTGGATAAATCTGGTGAGTAGCGAATAGCGGCATACAAAGCTGCAAAAACTGGCAGTTGAATTATTAATGGTAAACAACCAATACCACCAGTCATACTAATTCCATTTTCACGATAGAGTGCCATCATTTCTTGACTAATGGCTGCTCGTTCTTCTGGTGTTTTGGCCTCTTTTTGGCGCTTTTGGATATCACGCATCTGAGGACCAACCATTCCCATCTTTTCTTGTTGAACAGTTGATTTACGCATCTGACTAATCATGATTGGTAAAAGAATTATGCGCACAATAAAGACAATAATGATAATTGCCCAGCCGTAACTGCCATTAAAGAAGTTAGCTAACCATTCCATAATGTGTTGGGTAGGTTTGGCCAAGTAATCATAGATCATGCCGTAAGGTTTTCCATTTTTGGTGCGGACACAACCACTTAAAAATAACATCAGGGTGGTCATTACCACGATAAGAGATAATTTTTTATTCTTCATATTAAGTAATCAATTCCTTTAACTCATTTTATTCTAACAAACATTTAGTACTATACCTTAATCAATGATGAAATGCTACTAGGTTTCACAAGCTGTATTCACTAACGAATGTCAAAGTTTGTAAAAGGTTGATTGGGTTGTTGGTTAATTGTAACCTGGTTAATCCTGGCGAATGGAGAAGGGCTGTGTTTAATAGCAGTCGCAAACTGTTCTAAATCGGCCTCAGCACCTTGAGCTTCAATATAAACACTGCCATCTGATTCGTTAGCAACGAACCCGGTTAAATTAAATTTACGGGCTAATTGCAAGGTTGAAAAACGAAAGCCAACACCTTGAACTGTTCCAGTAACCTTAAGATTGATTGATTGCATCTATTTACCTCTCTGAATCCTACCAAGAAAAGGGATTTCATGGTATAATAATTCAATAATTGGAGTGAAAAATTTGGAAAAAATAACGTCAGTACATAACCAACATGTCAAAGATTGGAAGAAATTACAAACAAGAAAACAGCGGACAAAAACCAACACCTATTTATTAGATGGTTGGCACCTTGTTAACGAGGCGATTCAAAGCGATATT
This window encodes:
- a CDS encoding IS110 family transposase, encoding MSDVIALDVSKNHSYAVWYRNNKCLSEFNFQHNKVGFQRLKRIVDEAKGPTVYFEATGIYSRPVARFCQDNQFKYAQLNPLELHLHSENLRRIKTDKVDAHKMAHAVVEKEYRCTNTWSQNYRKLHELSRFYDQISDEIKLKCLRLYTSLDQTFPEEEQLFTNQVSKLALNVILLFSHPDLVQPFSRTRLKNKLMSQTDKRLSQAKGLKYAEKLLKFAKISYPAADVDSIQVQEVKYYCRQLIELTKEKDALVKQTEKLAQSLPVYKIYTSIPGIGPLTASHLLGELGDITRFDNANQLNAYIGIDLNRYQSGKYQRQDHINKRGNPHGRALVYIIVRNMIRQKAAANNHIVDYYYRLKKRPIPKRDKVAVVACMNRTLKCLYAMVTAGTEYVYAYADSRSL
- the yidC gene encoding membrane protein insertase YidC → MKNKKLSLIVVMTTLMLFLSGCVRTKNGKPYGMIYDYLAKPTQHIMEWLANFFNGSYGWAIIIIVFIVRIILLPIMISQMRKSTVQQEKMGMVGPQMRDIQKRQKEAKTPEERAAISQEMMALYRENGISMTGGIGCLPLIIQLPVFAALYAAIRYSPDLSSATFMGIKLGAPSILLAILSFLAYLAQGWLSLIGMPESQKKQMRVAMFMSPVMILFVSMSSSAGLGLYFFIGGLFAIVQTLIINLYRPKIRKNIEAEMKKNPPKIVTPVEPVKPAEITKPTAPQTTSKPHDRNRNAGKQQHRK
- a CDS encoding acylphosphatase; translation: MQSINLKVTGTVQGVGFRFSTLQLARKFNLTGFVANESDGSVYIEAQGAEADLEQFATAIKHSPSPFARINQVTINQQPNQPFTNFDIR